Proteins co-encoded in one Brassica oleracea var. oleracea cultivar TO1000 chromosome C4, BOL, whole genome shotgun sequence genomic window:
- the LOC106337295 gene encoding transcription factor E2FA, with protein MSGGARSSPGPSQPPPPRHPPSSPSPSSSLPVVPPIRRNLAFASTKPPFNPSDYHRFAPSHLTNDDRSLVNLCRIGDREDDDVLVHRSPSRKRKTTTTSVTAPSSSNGLTSSGFSTISNSPCKTPVSAKGVRVNTKSKAKGSQSIPQTPISNAVVGSPATLTPSGSCRYDSSLGLLTRKFVNLIKQAKDGMLDLNKAAETLEVQKRRIYDITNVLEGIDLIEKPFKNQILWKGLDTSGPGDVDADVSVLQTEIENLSLEEQALDNQIRETEERLRELSENEKNQKWLFVTEEDIKSLPGFQNQTLIAVKAPHGTTLEVPDPDEAVDIPQRRYRIILRSTMGPIDVYLVSEFEKKFEDTNGTATPPAACLPIASCSGSSENHEIEALTVDNKGTAIEHQASQDHAHAQPDTSDLNYLQEQVGGMLKITPSDVENDDTDYWLLSNADISMTDIWKTDSGIDWDYEIGDVSTPPPVMGEIAPTGIDSTPR; from the exons ATGTCCGGCGGCGCACGATCTTCTCCGGGACCTTCTCAGCCGCCGCCGCCGCGACATCCGCCGTCATCTCCTTCTCCGTCGTCGTCTCTTCCCGTCGTGCCACCAATACGTCGAAACTTAGCGTTCGCCTCAACGAAACCGCCGTTCAATCCCTCGGATTACCACCGATTCGCCCCTTCGCACCTCACTAACGACGATAGAAGCCTCGTTAACCTCTGCAGAATCGGAGATCGGGAAGATGACGACGTCTTGGTTCATAGATCTCCC TCACGGAAGAGAAAGACCACAACCACATCCGTTACTGCTCCATCTAGTAGTAATGGACTCACGAGCTCTGGTTTCAGTACCATATCCAACAGTCCATGTAAGACTCCTGTTTCAGCTAAAGGAGTCAGAGTCAACACCAAGTCAAAGGCCAAAGGAAGTCAGTCAATTCCCCAAACACCCATCTCAAATGCTG TTGTAGGTTCTCCAGCCACACTAACTCCTTCTGGAAGTTGTCGCTATGACAGTTCTTTAG GTCTCCTTACAAGGAAGTTCGTCAATCTAATCAAACAAGCGAAAGATGGAATGCTGGACCTAAACAAAGCTGCAGAAACATTGGAGGTTCAGAAACGACGTATATATGATATTACAAACGTTTTGGAGGGGATTGATCTCATTGAAAAGCCTTTCAAGAATCAAATACTTTGGAA GGGACTTGATACTTCAGGGCCTGGCGACGTGGATGCTGACGTATCTGTCTTACAG ACAGAAATAGAAAACCTTTCCCTCGAGGAGCAAGCGCTAGATAACCAAATCAG AGAAACGGAGGAAAGACTAAGAGAACTGAGCGAAAATGAAAAGAACCAGAA ATGGCTTTTTGTAACTGAAGAGGACATCAAGAGTTTGCCGGGTTTCCAG AATCAGACTCTGATAGCCGTCAAAGCTCCTCATGGCACAACTTTGGAAGTCCCTGATCCAGATGAG GCGGTTGACATCCCTCAAAGGCGATACAGGATCATTCTTAGAAGTACAATGGGACCTATTGACGTATACCTTGTCAG TGAATTTGAGAAGAAGTTTGAAGACACAAATGGAACAGCTACACCACCAGCAGCATGCTTACCTATTGCTTCTTGCTCGGGATCTTCAGAAAACCATGAGATAGAAGCCTTAACTGTTGATAATAAAGGAACTGCCATTGAGCATCAGGCGTCTCAAGATCATGCACATGCTCAACCCGATACCTCTGATCTTAATTATTTGCAGGAGCAAGTAGGAGGAATGCTCAAGATTACTCCCTCTGACGTCGAA AATGATGATACGGATTACTGGCTTCTCTCCAATGCAGATATTAGCATGACGGATATTTGGAAAACAGACT CTGGTATCGATTGGGATTATGAAATAGGTGATGTGAGTACACCACCACCGGTAATGGGTGAAATAGCTCCAACCGGTATTGACTCAACCCCGAGATGA
- the LOC106340723 gene encoding transcription repressor OFP6 — protein sequence MASRSKKKKMVLKTVSVVDIGCGNCKFPTLSSFFNRFSKKPRRYSSNYGHYHSSTTTASSSSAIPSTTHWFSDNTSSSSATPSHAAVAVEKDSDDPYLDFRQSMLQMILENEIYSKNDLRELLNCFLSLNEPYYHGIIIRAFSEIWEGVFSAAVKRRGAVQESPLVRHHAPSRASRGYHNLYHRSM from the coding sequence ATGGCGAGCAGAAGCAAGAAGAAGAAGATGGTTCTTAAGACAGTCTCTGTAGTAGACATCGGATGCGGCAACTGTAAGTTCCCAACCTTGTCATCTTTTTTCAACCGTTTCTCCAAAAAGCCACGCCGCTACTCTTCTAACTACGGACACTACCACTCTTCCACCACCACCGCCTCCTCCTCCTCCGCTATTCCCTCCACCACCCATTGGTTCTCCGACAACACCTCTTCCTCCTCCGCTACACCCTCCCACGCAGCCGTCGCCGTCGAGAAAGACTCCGACGACCCTTACCTTGACTTCCGTCAGTCTATGCTCCAGATGATTCTCGAGAACGAGATTTACTCCAAAAACGACCTCAGAGAGCTTCTCAACTGCTTTCTCTCACTCAACGAGCCTTACTACCACGGCATCATCATCCGCGCTTTCTCCGAAATATGGGAAGGTGTTTTCTCCGCCGCCGTCAAACGCCGTGGCGCCGTCCAAGAGTCTCCCCTCGTCCGTCATCATGCGCCGTCACGTGCATCACGTGGTTACCATAATCTCTACCACCGATCGATGTAA
- the LOC106337296 gene encoding HVA22-like protein j — protein MLGDFIIRLLVLILGYTYPAFECYKTVEKNKVDIEELRFWCQYWILLALISSFERVGDIFISWLPLYGEMKVVFFVYLWWPKTKGTRLVYETLLKPVIAQHETEIDRKIMELRARAWDFFIFYFHNFAQAGQSTFIQAFQYVLAQSVRFSAAAAANQPPMEPNVNVKTRSPVETESDTNTPPGPRPLNKSLSALRSLEKQTSRGRKWPPPTPPPTPGRDSAGTFNGEDGVNIPDTLPGSPITDARAKLRRSNSRSQAAA, from the exons ATGTTGGGAGATTTCATCATCAGGCTCCTTGT ATTGATATTAGGGTACACATACCCAGCTTTTGAATGCTACAAAACGGTGGAGAAGAACAAAGTTGATATCGAGGAACTCAGATTCTGGTGTCAATACTG GATATTGTTGGCGCTAATTTCATCGTTCGAGAGGGTTGGCGATATATTTATCTCATG GTTACCGTTGTACGGAGAAATGAAAGTGGTCTTCTTCGTATATCTCTGGTGGCCTAAAACGAAGGGAACGAGACTTGTGTACGAGACATTGTTGAAGCCAGTCATAGCCCAACATGAGACAGAAATCGATAGAAAGATTATGGAGTTGCGAGCTAGAGCTTGGGATTTTTTCATCTTCTACTTCCATAACTTTGCCCAG GCTGGTCAATCCACTTTTATCCAGGCTTTTCAATACGTACTTGCCCAATCGGTTCGGTTCTCTGCCGCAGCAGCAGCTAACCAACCG CCAATGGAGCCAAACGTAAACGTGAAAACGCGGTCACCGGTGGAGACTGAAAGTGATACGAACACTCCTCCCGGTCCAAGGCCTTTGAACAAATCACTATCTGCGTTGCGATCGCTAGAGAAGCAAACGAGCAGGGGGAGGAAGTGGCCACCACCGACACCACCACCAACACCAGGCCGAGACTCGGCCGGAACATTCAACGGAGAAGATGGAGTCAACATTCCCGATACACTTCCGGGATCACCCATCACTGATGCTCGAGCTAAGCTTCGCCGTTCTAACTCCAGGTCTCAGGCCGCAGCATAG